The genomic window GGAAGCAGACCGACACGGACTACGTCGACGGCAGCGCTGCGCGCTGACGACCCTCTCCACCTCGGCATCACCCGCAGGGGCCCTTCTCCACCCGGAGGAGGGCCCCTCGGCCGTCCGGGGCTCACGGGCTGTCGTGGCATGATCTAGGGCATGGCAGCGAGCAAGAAGGCAGTGCACTTCGGTGCGGGGAACATCGGTCGGGGCTTCGTGGCGCAGTTCCTGCACGCGAGCGGCTACGAGGTCGTGTTCGCCGACGTCAACGACGAGCTGATCGGCCTGCTGCAGCAGCAGCCGTCGTTCGAGGTGCACGAGGTCGGCGAAGAGAGCCGCACCAACGTCGTCGACGGCTACCGGGCGATCAACAGCCGAACCGACGAGGAGGCGCTGGTCGCCGAGATCGCGACCGCCGACGTCGTCACCACGGCCGTGGGCGCCCGCATCCTCCCGTTCGTCGCCCCGGTGATCGCCCGCGGGCTCGCCGCGCGCGACGCCTCGCTCCCCGCCCTCGCCGTCATCGCGTGCGAGAACGCGATCAACGCCACCGACTCCCTGGCCGAGGCCGTCCGTCAGGCCGACCCTGCCGACAACGCCGTCTTCGCCAACTGCGCCATCGACCGCATCGTCCCCGAGCAGCCCGCCGGCTCGCTCGACGTGACCATCGAGTCGTTCTTCGAGTGGGTCGTCGAGAGCGGGCCCTTCGGTGCCGACCGCCCCGACATCGCCGGCGTCACCTGGGTCGACGACCTGGAGCCGTTCATCGAGCGGAAGCTCTTCACGGTCAACACCGCCCACGCGGCCGCCGCGTACCACGGCTTCTCCCGCGGGCTCGGCAGCATCCGCGAGGCGCTGGCCGACGAGTCGGTGCTGGCCGAGGTCCGCGGCGCGCTCCGCGAGACCACCGAGCTGCTCGTCGCCAAGCACGATCTCGACCTCGACGAGCAGCAGGCCTACGTCGAGAAGAACCTCGTGCGCATCTCGAACCCCCACCTGCCCGACACGACAGAGCGCGTCGGCCGTGGTCCGCTGCGCAAGCTCAGCCGCCACGAGCGCTTCGTCGGCCCTGCGACCCAGCTCGCCGAGCGCGGCCTCGGCCACGACGCGCTCGTCCGCGCCGTCCGCGCCGCCCTCGACTTCGACGTGTCGGACGACTCCGAGAGCGTCGAGCTGCAGGCGCTGCTCACCTCCGGCCTGCCCGATGCAGAGCTGACCGTCACGCTGACGGGCGTCGAGCAGGGCCACCCGCTCTTCCCGGCCCTGCTGGAGGCGGTCTCGTCGAAGACGGCGGCATGACCGACCCGTCCCCGGCCCGCCGAGAGCCTGACGGGCCCTCGGAGGCCCCCGAGCTCGACGAGCACGACGACGACGCCCTGAGCTGGGGCGACGAGCGGGACACCAGCCACGTCGAGGGCCCCACGCCCGTCGAGCACGGCGACGCCGAGGCGGACGACCAGCTCCCCGGGGGCATGAGCAGCGCCTCCCTGGTGGGCCACGGCGTCTTCGGCGGCGTCGCGCTGCTCTCGTGCGTCGGCTGGCTCGTCTCGCGCGACCAGTTCCTGACGTCGTTCGGCGGGACGGCCGTCGACCGCGTGCAGACGGCCCTGTGGCTGCTGGGGGTCGCGCTGGCGATCGTCGCCCCCGCGGTGTGGTTCGTGACCACGATGCTCCTGGTGCCGCAGTCTCGGTCGTCGCGCCGCCTCCTCGTCTTCGCCGTCGGGGCGGTCGCCCTCGCCCCCTGGCCGCTGGTCATCGGAGGAGGCGCGTGACCGCCCGCGAGACCGGCCCGGTCATGCAGCCGGCCGGCTCCGCCGAGGCCCCGCGCCGTCGCGGACCCCGCATCGGCGTCGTCGTGGTCGCCGCAGTGGCCGCGCTCTTCTTCGCCTACGACCTGTACGAGGCGATCACCAACCTCGTGCTCGTGCCGCAGGACGTCCGCTACCAGAACAACGAGTTCTTCGACGAGGTCGGGGTCGACGGTCTCGCGGCCTCGCCGCCCTGGGCCGCGCTCGTCGCCAACGTGCTGCTGCCGGTCGTCGCGTGGGTCGGCGCCCTGGTGGTCGCGCGCAGGCGGCCGCTCTGGCAGGTCGTGCTCGCCTTCGTCGCGGGGCTCGCCCTCGTCGGCTCGGTGTCGCTCACGATCACGGCGTACGTGCTCAGCATCTGATCTGACCTGGCCTGACGTGCTCAGCCCCGGCTCGACGCGCGCCCCGCTGCACGCCTCGACGGCGGACAGGACAGGGGCGTCATGTGCGCGTGGTGTCCCGCCCGAGTCGATAGAGTGCACAGCAGCCGCGCCCACGGCGCGTCGCGGCGTTCACCCCGACCTCTCTCGTTAGGACATCGTCTCCGTGGCCAAGCCCGTCGTGCTGATCGCAGAAGAACTCTCACCCGCCACCGTCGAGGCCCTCGGCCCCGACTTCGACGTCCGGTCGGTGGACGGCACCGACCGCACGGCGCTGCTGGCGGCCCTCGCGGGGGCCGACGCGGTCCTCGTGCGCTCGGCGACGCAGATGGACGCCGAGGCCATCGCGGCGGCCCCCGGGCTCAGGGTGATCGCCCGTGCGGGCGTCGGGCTCGACAACGTCGACATCAAGGCGGCCACGACGGCCGGCGTCATGGTGGTCAACGCGCCCACCTCGAACATCATCTCCGCGGCCGAGCTCACGGTCGGGCACATCCTGAGCCTCGCGCGGCACATCCCCGCAGCGCACTCCGCCCTGTCGCAGGGGCAGTGGAAGCGCTCGAAGTACACCGGCGTCGAGCTGTTCGAGAAGACGGTGGGCATCGTCGGCCTCGGCCGCATCGGCGCGCTCATCACGGCCCGCCTGCAGGCCTTCG from Frigoribacterium sp. PvP032 includes these protein-coding regions:
- a CDS encoding mannitol-1-phosphate 5-dehydrogenase, yielding MAASKKAVHFGAGNIGRGFVAQFLHASGYEVVFADVNDELIGLLQQQPSFEVHEVGEESRTNVVDGYRAINSRTDEEALVAEIATADVVTTAVGARILPFVAPVIARGLAARDASLPALAVIACENAINATDSLAEAVRQADPADNAVFANCAIDRIVPEQPAGSLDVTIESFFEWVVESGPFGADRPDIAGVTWVDDLEPFIERKLFTVNTAHAAAAYHGFSRGLGSIREALADESVLAEVRGALRETTELLVAKHDLDLDEQQAYVEKNLVRISNPHLPDTTERVGRGPLRKLSRHERFVGPATQLAERGLGHDALVRAVRAALDFDVSDDSESVELQALLTSGLPDAELTVTLTGVEQGHPLFPALLEAVSSKTAA